A genomic window from Rhodococcus sp. KBS0724 includes:
- a CDS encoding GbsR/MarR family transcriptional regulator, with protein MGDVSPARGGDFSAWFIEQFATYWQSGGGARIEGRIAGYLLISESPGVSAEELAGALDTSRGSVSNYIRRLIDRGFVKLVRKPRDRTHYYVMDSDVWGGFLENEHRYLENQRALATEALQYANPNGPAYIRVLNMRDYMGWIIDNRMLGSEWARFKEERDGAERDGADQGEVGPAPE; from the coding sequence ATGGGCGACGTCAGCCCGGCGCGGGGTGGGGACTTTTCCGCGTGGTTCATCGAACAGTTCGCGACGTATTGGCAGTCGGGCGGGGGTGCCCGCATCGAGGGTCGGATCGCCGGCTATCTGCTCATCAGCGAATCCCCGGGGGTCAGTGCCGAAGAGTTGGCGGGTGCTCTCGACACCAGTCGTGGATCTGTCTCCAACTACATCCGGCGGCTCATCGATCGAGGTTTTGTGAAGCTCGTTCGTAAGCCGCGTGATCGAACTCATTACTACGTCATGGATTCCGACGTGTGGGGCGGCTTCCTCGAGAACGAGCACCGGTACCTCGAGAATCAACGTGCGCTCGCGACCGAGGCGCTCCAGTATGCAAACCCCAACGGCCCTGCCTACATTCGTGTCCTGAACATGCGCGACTACATGGGCTGGATCATCGACAATCGCATGCTCGGTAGCGAATGGGCACGATTCAAGGAAGAGCGGGACGGGGCAGAGCGGGACGGGGCAGATCAGGGCGAGGTAGGGCCCGCACCTGAATAA